The Streptomyces sp. 11x1 genomic sequence ATGTCGCTCACCTGGACCGACCACGTAACGGGCCGACGGGGCTTCCTGGTCGTGGACCGGCTGGTGCGCGGGGTCTGCAGCGGTGGCCTGCGGATGCGCCCCGGCTGCACGCTGGACGAGGTCGCCGGGCTCGCGCGCGGCATGACCATGAAGGAAGCACTGCACTACGCCCCCGAGGGCCGGTACGTCCCGCTCGGCGGCGCCAAGGGCGGCATCGACTGCGACCCCCGGGACCCGGAGGCCTACGGCGTCCTGGTGCGCTACCTGCGCGCGATGCGCCCGTACATCGAGAGCTTCTGGACCACGGGCGAGGACCTCGGTCTCGCCCAGGACCTGGTGGACCGCGCGGCCGGCGAGGCGGGCCTGGTGTCGACGGTCCAGGCGGTGTACCCCCTCCTGGACGACGAGGGATCGGCCCGGCGACGCCTCGCGGACGCCTTCGCCGTCCAGGTGGACGGCATCGGCCTCGACGAACTGGTGGGCGGCTGCGGTGTCGCCGAGTCCGTGCTCACCGCCCTCGACCGGACCGGTACGCCGCACGCCGGGACCCGGGTCGCCGTGCAGGGCCTGGGCACCATGGGCGGCGCCACCGCCCGCTTCCTCGCCCGCGCCGGCCTCACGGTCGTCGCGGTCGCCGACATCAAGGGCACCGTCACCAACCCCGCCGGACTGGACGTCGAGGCCCTGCTCGCCGCGC encodes the following:
- a CDS encoding Glu/Leu/Phe/Val dehydrogenase dimerization domain-containing protein is translated as MTISPFMSLTWTDHVTGRRGFLVVDRLVRGVCSGGLRMRPGCTLDEVAGLARGMTMKEALHYAPEGRYVPLGGAKGGIDCDPRDPEAYGVLVRYLRAMRPYIESFWTTGEDLGLAQDLVDRAAGEAGLVSTVQAVYPLLDDEGSARRRLADAFAVQVDGIGLDELVGGCGVAESVLTALDRTGTPHAGTRVAVQGLGTMGGATARFLARAGLTVVAVADIKGTVTNPAGLDVEALLAARDPYGTIDRAALRPSDRETPADAWVATEADVLVPAAVSYAIDTTNHHLVTARLIVEAANMPVLPEAEEALTSRGVTMLPDVVVNSGTNAWWWWTLFGDIGPTADEAFTHTRRSMRALVDLMLTRAETEGITPRAAAHAIAADRVPAITDRFGWHR